GTACCCATCACAATTTCTAAAAAATACCGTAAGTATATCGTCTATCACGGTTGCTCCGAGTCAAAAATTTTCTGTCATAAACTGGACAGGAGGAGTGACATCTACGATAAGAGCATACGCTGCAGATGGCAAGGGTACGCAATCAAATACAGGTATGGAAACGGACTATAAAGATATTATAGTGACGGTTGCAACACCAACGCCAACCATATCACCGGTAATCACAGGCTTTGCTCCGTCTTCACCTGTAAATGATATCGTGGGTGCAACTCGAACCTTCAACATCACCGTTAACCAGAGTGTGAACGTTACCTGGTATTTCAACGGAACGCAGGTTAAGACAAATACGAGTGTGACTAATGCTGGTTATACCAACTCCAGTGGAGTTCATGGTATCTGGAATGTAACAGCCACAGCAACCAATACCAATGGTGTTGTATCAAATGTGTGGATCTGGAACGTGACAGCAGCCCCGGCAGGAGCACCTAACATAATGAGCTTTGCTCCCTCATCACCAGTCAGCGATACAGCAGGGGCGACAAGGATCTTAAATATCACAGCCAACCGGACTGTGAACGTGACCTGGTATATCAATGGAACAAATGTTTCGACCAATATCGGTGTGACCGAAGCGAATTACACCAATACCAGTGCAGTTGCAGGATTCTGGAACGTAACCGCATTTGCAACCAATGATAACGGCACGGATTCAAAGACATGGCTCTGGAACGTTACTTCTCCACCACCGGGAGCACCCAACATCACTTCATGGGGCAATAACAAGACAAATGATCAGAGCACGACTTTAACCCTGAACAATAGCGAAGGCATAAGGTTCAATGCCACTGCAAACCAGAGTATAACCACATGGAACTGGTTCCAGGACGATGTTAACCAGAACAATAACTTTGACAATTTCTCAACCAACTTCACTGGCGGAACTCATACCATAAAAGTCAATGCAACTAATGGTAAGGGCGTAAGCAATACTATTACCTGGATTGTTACGGTAACAACTCCAACACCCACTCCAACACCTACCCCAACTCCAACGCCAACCTTAGCACTGGTAATTACAGGCTTTGCTCCCTCATTGCCAGTCAGTGATGCAGCAGGGGCGACAAGGATCTTTAATATAACAGCCAACCAGACCGTGAACGTGACCTGGTACATCAATGGAACAAATGTTTCGACCAATATCGGTGTGACCGAAGCGAATTACACCAATACCAGTGCAGTTGCAGGATTCTGGAACGTAACCGCGATTGCAGCCAATGATAACGGCATGGATTCAAAGACATGGCTCTGGAACGTTACTTCTCCACCACCGGGAGCACCCAACATCACTTCATGGGGCAATAACAAGACAAATGATCAGAGTACGACTTTAACCCTGAACAATAGCGAAGGCACAAGGTTCAATGCCACTGCAAACCAGAGTATAACCACATGGAACTGGTTCCAGGACGATGTTAACCAGAACAATAACTTTGACAATTTCTCAACCAGCTTCACTGGCGGAACTCATACCATAAAAGTCAATGCAACTAATGGTAACGGCGTAAGCAATACTATTACCTGGATTGTTACGGTAACAACTCCAACACCCACTCCAACACCTACCCCAACTCCAACGCCAACCTTAGCACCGGTAATTACTGGCTTTGCTCCGTCTTCGCCTGTAAATGATATCTTTGGTGCAACTAGAACATTCAACATTACTGCAAACCAGATCGTGAACGTAACCTGGTATATCAACGGGAGCCAGGTTCAGACAAATACGAGTGTAACCGATGCCGGTTATACCAGCACCAGTGCAGTCCTTGGCGTATGGAACATAACAGCCACAGCAACCAATACCAATGGTGTTGTATCACAGGTGTGGATATGGACCGTGACAGCAGCCCCGACAGGAGCACCTAATATAACCAGTTTTGCTCCGTCTTCGCCTGTAAATGATATCGTGGGTGCAACTCCAACCTTTAACATCACCGTTAACCAGAGTGTGAACGTAACCTGGTATATCAACGGGACGCAGGTTCAGACAAATACTAGTGCGACTAATGCCGGTTATGCCAACACCAGTGGAGTTCATGGTATCTGGAACATAACAGCCACAGCAACCAATTCCAATGGTGTTGTATCACAGGTGTGGATATGGAACGTGACAGCAGCACCTGCACCTACACCTACACCTACAACGTCATCATTACCGCCACCAGTGCCTCAGAACCTTGGTTTATATGATACGGGGATAGACCAACTTCAGACCAACGCAACTAACCAGAATGCGTGCAGACAATGCCATCAAACATCAGGAACAAACGTCAGTGGTGGATACAATAACACCATTGTTGGTGGAGTACCAACAAGGCATCACATCCTGTTACCAACTCAAAAGATAAATCCATTAACCAAAGCCCCTTTCGGCTGCGGGGATTGTCATCCGTCCAATCCAGGAGTAGGGAATGGAATATTATTGGACCGAAGCTGTGTAGATTGCCATAATGGGACAAGTTTCTGGGGCGATTCAATCGGCGGACATGTAGGCAATTTCAGTAGACCTCACCATGTCGATACATCGAGCGATACCGCAAATATTGGAACACCTGCTGCAAACAGGACGTGCAATTTCTGTCACGGCAGTTTCGTAAACAACTATAACGATGGACATTATAAACCATCTTATGCTACGGGCTTCATGATAACCCCCTTCGCTACCTTTAAAGCAACCAACTTCTCACAACCGGATGGACTTGGTGGCAATAAGGTATGGGGAGGTTGTTTATCATGCCATGACCCCAATCCTGCAGCAACGCCAGCAATTGGCAGCAACCACGACAACCATCACAAGGAAATATTGGGTTTTGGCGGATTCGGTGGTAAGACTGCATTCCAAAATGCATCGACTCCGGGCGCGGCATGTTTCTGGTGCCATGTAATTGCGTCAGGTGGAACCGATCCATTGAGAATCACCGTAAATAATTCATTTACTGGTGAGACTCTCACCAATGCGATGGAAGTTAGGAACTCAACCATTGAAGCAACCGATGTATTTGAACCAGGAACAACTAATATCACCTTTAATGGTACAGGCTGCGAGAAATGCCACGGTGTCTCGTCGATCCATAACATCCAGTTTAACTCTGCCCCAGGTGGACAGCAAGGACTTGGGCATATAAACAATAACACGGATTGCTCTGGTTGTCACAATTCATGGCTGCCTTCATGGTCGCCAGCAGAGACATGGACGCCGGGAGCCCTTGTTCCATATGTGGATAGTGTAAGCCCGTCAGTAATGGCTGCAGGAACTGCTGCTACTCTCACCATCACAGGTTCGAACTTCGTGAATGGTGCCTATTCATCTGTAGTAACTGTAGATGGAGTGACATATACACCAACATCTATAACAGATTCACAGATAGTGGTTAACATTCCGGCACTCAGTGCAGGAGTCCACACAGTACAACTTGTGAAAGGCGGCGATACGCTTAGCAAACTGTCGACATTGACTGTTGTGCCAGTGGTCACTTTGTCTTCAGCGACATTGGATGGCGGAACCTTAACTATCTCCGGAATTGGACTGGGAAATCAACCAGCAACAAATGCTCAGCAATATGTCACTTTCAGTCATGCAGGAATAATCAATTATTCCGCGAGTATCATCAGCTGGAGCGATACACAGATAGTGGCAACATTATCTGGTTCAGTAGCAGCAGGAGATACGGTAGAAGTGATAACGGCAAACAGTGGACAAGCAACGGCTGCTATTGTAATACCAACGCCTACACCAACACCCATGCTAAATCAATAACAGTTTACCATCATCGGCAAAGGTGAATAAGAGGAGGTACTCAGACATTTACGGTGACTGCCAAGGACCAGAATGGTAATCCGATGAGTGCAAATAGCGGATCTATGTCTGGAGGTTGCTTCGGTAACTGTACAATAAAAAGTCGAAGCGATGACAGCGAGTAGCGGAGAATAAGTAGAAACGTTGAAAGAAGGGATTTAAATCTCTTCTTTAAACTTAATTTAGACTCCTTATTTCCAGTACACGTTTCATTATTTCGAAATACGGAAGGACAAACGGAAAACCAGATGGTCTTCTCATCATAGTTAAAGGAATCTCAAAATAAAAGCCAGAGATTTGATTTTGGCTTGGAGCCCATCCAATAAATCATGTGACTTATTATATCATATAACGAAAAAAATCCAAAGGTAATAGACACTCTGTTTTCATTATGCATAAAACAATAGAAAAGTATATTAGCACGCATGGCATAACATTCAATGTCCTATACATAGGACAATGTCGTAATAATTTGTGGTTAGGATAAGGATAAGCAAATTGATTCATTCATAGGAGAGTCAATCGACTTCAGTAATTATTCTATCACATATTTTGCGATAAAAAAAGGAGGATAGGAGTAAAAATATGAAACATTTTAAAAAAATAGTGCCAGCCTTACTGCTGTTTGCAGTATTAGTTGGAATAGGAATAGCAGCTATACCGGCACCGCCGGTAAATCAAAACATTGGTTTCCCAGATACAATAATGCAAAATCTGTCAGTGACCACTTGCAGAGGTTGCCATCCATCGGCTCCTGATATCCACCACTTCATGGTAGGAAAAGGAAATACTCAACTGGGTTGCTCGGATTGTCATCCATGGCAAGCGAGTACTCAAACGGTATATATAGAAAGGGATTGTCATGGTTGCCACAATGGAGCACCTGTCGCGCCTAACACAGTAAACCTGTCAGCAATTCGAGGATCCCCTGGCAGACCGCATCACAATACGATAAAGAATTCATCGTCAAATCTAGCGCTTCCAGCTGCTCATTTGGC
The nucleotide sequence above comes from Candidatus Methanoperedens sp.. Encoded proteins:
- a CDS encoding IPT/TIG domain-containing protein, whose translation is MTSTIRAYAADGKGTQSNTGMETDYKDIIVTVATPTPTISPVITGFAPSSPVNDIVGATRTFNITVNQSVNVTWYFNGTQVKTNTSVTNAGYTNSSGVHGIWNVTATATNTNGVVSNVWIWNVTAAPAGAPNIMSFAPSSPVSDTAGATRILNITANRTVNVTWYINGTNVSTNIGVTEANYTNTSAVAGFWNVTAFATNDNGTDSKTWLWNVTSPPPGAPNITSWGNNKTNDQSTTLTLNNSEGIRFNATANQSITTWNWFQDDVNQNNNFDNFSTNFTGGTHTIKVNATNGKGVSNTITWIVTVTTPTPTPTPTPTPTPTLALVITGFAPSLPVSDAAGATRIFNITANQTVNVTWYINGTNVSTNIGVTEANYTNTSAVAGFWNVTAIAANDNGMDSKTWLWNVTSPPPGAPNITSWGNNKTNDQSTTLTLNNSEGTRFNATANQSITTWNWFQDDVNQNNNFDNFSTSFTGGTHTIKVNATNGNGVSNTITWIVTVTTPTPTPTPTPTPTPTLAPVITGFAPSSPVNDIFGATRTFNITANQIVNVTWYINGSQVQTNTSVTDAGYTSTSAVLGVWNITATATNTNGVVSQVWIWTVTAAPTGAPNITSFAPSSPVNDIVGATPTFNITVNQSVNVTWYINGTQVQTNTSATNAGYANTSGVHGIWNITATATNSNGVVSQVWIWNVTAAPAPTPTPTTSSLPPPVPQNLGLYDTGIDQLQTNATNQNACRQCHQTSGTNVSGGYNNTIVGGVPTRHHILLPTQKINPLTKAPFGCGDCHPSNPGVGNGILLDRSCVDCHNGTSFWGDSIGGHVGNFSRPHHVDTSSDTANIGTPAANRTCNFCHGSFVNNYNDGHYKPSYATGFMITPFATFKATNFSQPDGLGGNKVWGGCLSCHDPNPAATPAIGSNHDNHHKEILGFGGFGGKTAFQNASTPGAACFWCHVIASGGTDPLRITVNNSFTGETLTNAMEVRNSTIEATDVFEPGTTNITFNGTGCEKCHGVSSIHNIQFNSAPGGQQGLGHINNNTDCSGCHNSWLPSWSPAETWTPGALVPYVDSVSPSVMAAGTAATLTITGSNFVNGAYSSVVTVDGVTYTPTSITDSQIVVNIPALSAGVHTVQLVKGGDTLSKLSTLTVVPVVTLSSATLDGGTLTISGIGLGNQPATNAQQYVTFSHAGIINYSASIISWSDTQIVATLSGSVAAGDTVEVITANSGQATAAIVIPTPTPTPMLNQ